In Rhodococcus sp. OK302, one genomic interval encodes:
- a CDS encoding protein kinase domain-containing protein, with amino-acid sequence MDELGAAGFDDAREVGRGGFGVVYRCVQTGLDRTVAVKVLTADLDEENRARFFREQRAMGRLTGHPNIVGVLEVGVTDTGRPYLVMAYHSQGSVDARIRRQGPFSVEEVLRLGVKMAGALETAHLLGILHRDVKPANILLTDYGEPALTDFGIAHITDGFKTATGTVTGSPAFTAPEVLGGEPPSPASDVYGLGATLFSALTGHAAFERRSGEQVVAQFLRITAQQVPDLRENGFPDDVCGVVEKAMSRDPGDRQSASALGEDLRQLQFRHGFPVDEMALRAEHEGERQDSPPPSRRWSPPTSPSGQGVERSLPLELTSFVGRRAELAEAKNLLSGSRLVTLTGIGGVGKTRLALQVAAKAQRDFADGVWLVELGELHEEPLVVVAVAAALGVRDQSARPLQDIVVEFLATRTLLLVLDNCEQVVDAVAALVEAMLRACPQLKILTTTREPLGIGGESVLRVSPLAVPGPDQEPSLRVLPRYDAVTLFVERAAAAVPGFELTEENRAVVTRICQRLDGLPLAIELAAARLRAMSPEQILERLDDRYALLTRGSRAAPTRQQTLRWSIDWSYDLCTPEEQQLWGRLAVFAGSFELDAAEEVCGVDAAQEGLLDSLSSLVDKSILIREEFDTAVHFRLLETLRDYGREKIQQAGEYEVFRGRHLDWYRQLALDAEAGWISPRQLEWIDRLDRELPNMREALEYGLSDGESGVEAGLQMATALYHFSLTRGLYSESRHWLDSFLARDAGKPTSGRIRAIHADSLLAAVQGDLLAATALMEEGRALAAQLTDPLAQALVDHADGMLALYRDDLPRAVSRLENALEVFDARGDLTREVSVLQILGLVYELLGESQRSIGCYEKALAITESHGESVYHSYTLWAMGVAMWRRGDQGRAVDLLGQALQLTEQVNDPLTCAACLEVLAWIAAAEGNSRRAAVLIGAAEELGLSVGSVTIVFPTLQPYQEECEALTRRALGEKAFGAARRQGRLMGMDGAVAYALGRQSPDATRTAGQSTDLTKREREVADLVAQGLTNKQIAAKLVISIRTAQGHVEHVLTKLGFTSRAQIAAWVVEQSQNEPGGPGE; translated from the coding sequence GTGGATGAGCTGGGAGCGGCGGGATTCGACGACGCGCGGGAGGTCGGGCGCGGCGGATTCGGAGTGGTCTACCGCTGCGTGCAAACCGGACTGGACCGTACTGTCGCCGTGAAGGTACTGACTGCTGATCTCGACGAGGAGAACCGCGCACGCTTCTTCCGGGAACAGCGGGCAATGGGGCGATTGACCGGCCACCCGAACATCGTGGGCGTTTTGGAAGTCGGTGTCACTGACACCGGGCGCCCCTACCTGGTTATGGCGTACCACTCGCAAGGCTCCGTCGATGCTCGGATCCGCCGGCAGGGGCCGTTCTCCGTGGAGGAAGTGCTGAGGCTCGGGGTGAAGATGGCGGGCGCGCTCGAGACGGCGCACTTGCTCGGCATTCTGCATCGTGACGTCAAACCGGCAAACATTCTGCTGACCGACTACGGTGAACCGGCTCTGACAGATTTCGGGATAGCGCACATCACAGACGGTTTCAAGACTGCGACCGGAACGGTCACTGGTTCGCCGGCATTCACCGCGCCGGAGGTGCTCGGTGGTGAGCCGCCGAGTCCGGCCTCAGATGTCTACGGGCTCGGGGCCACGCTGTTCAGTGCGCTCACCGGTCACGCGGCATTCGAGCGCCGCAGCGGCGAGCAGGTTGTGGCCCAATTCTTGCGGATCACCGCACAACAGGTGCCCGATTTGCGGGAGAACGGCTTTCCTGACGACGTGTGTGGGGTCGTCGAGAAGGCAATGTCCCGAGACCCCGGGGACCGGCAATCTGCGTCGGCGCTGGGCGAGGACCTGCGGCAACTTCAGTTCCGCCACGGGTTCCCAGTCGATGAAATGGCGCTGCGCGCCGAACACGAAGGTGAGCGCCAGGATTCACCACCACCGTCGCGACGATGGAGTCCGCCCACCTCACCGTCCGGTCAGGGAGTCGAGAGAAGTTTGCCGCTGGAGCTGACCAGCTTCGTTGGCCGGCGCGCTGAGCTGGCCGAGGCGAAGAACTTGTTGTCTGGGTCTCGTCTGGTCACGTTGACCGGAATTGGCGGTGTCGGCAAGACGCGTCTCGCGTTGCAGGTTGCGGCAAAAGCGCAGAGGGACTTCGCCGACGGCGTGTGGCTGGTCGAGTTGGGTGAGCTGCACGAAGAGCCGCTTGTGGTCGTCGCCGTGGCGGCCGCTCTCGGAGTGCGTGACCAGTCTGCGCGGCCGTTGCAGGACATTGTGGTGGAGTTTCTGGCCACTCGAACGTTGTTGCTGGTCCTCGACAACTGTGAGCAGGTCGTCGATGCGGTGGCGGCTTTGGTCGAAGCAATGCTGCGAGCGTGCCCACAGTTGAAAATCTTGACGACCACACGCGAGCCTCTCGGCATTGGCGGGGAATCAGTACTGCGGGTGTCTCCGTTGGCGGTCCCCGGTCCTGACCAAGAGCCGTCGCTACGTGTGTTGCCCCGATACGACGCGGTGACGCTGTTCGTCGAACGGGCGGCTGCCGCGGTGCCGGGCTTTGAACTTACCGAGGAGAACAGGGCCGTCGTCACCCGGATTTGCCAGCGGCTGGACGGGCTGCCACTGGCGATCGAGTTGGCGGCGGCGAGGTTGCGGGCGATGTCGCCCGAACAGATCTTGGAGCGGCTCGACGATCGCTATGCGCTTCTCACCCGAGGTAGCCGGGCTGCCCCCACACGGCAGCAGACCTTGCGATGGAGTATCGACTGGAGCTACGACCTGTGTACTCCCGAAGAACAGCAGCTGTGGGGGAGGCTGGCGGTGTTCGCGGGAAGTTTCGAACTCGATGCGGCGGAGGAGGTCTGCGGCGTCGACGCGGCGCAGGAGGGCCTGCTGGACTCGCTGAGCTCACTGGTGGACAAATCGATCCTGATCCGAGAGGAGTTCGACACCGCGGTCCACTTCCGATTGCTGGAGACACTTCGCGATTACGGCCGGGAGAAAATCCAGCAGGCCGGTGAGTACGAGGTGTTCCGCGGCCGACACCTGGACTGGTACCGGCAGTTGGCGCTTGACGCGGAAGCCGGATGGATCAGCCCGAGGCAACTCGAGTGGATTGATCGTCTCGATCGGGAGCTGCCGAATATGCGGGAAGCTTTGGAATACGGCCTCTCCGACGGAGAGTCGGGCGTCGAGGCCGGACTGCAGATGGCTACTGCGCTGTATCACTTCTCACTGACCCGGGGTCTGTACAGCGAGAGCCGGCATTGGCTCGACAGTTTCCTCGCCCGCGATGCGGGAAAGCCGACATCGGGACGCATTCGAGCGATCCACGCGGACAGTCTGTTGGCAGCAGTGCAGGGCGACCTACTGGCAGCGACTGCCCTGATGGAGGAGGGACGCGCGCTTGCTGCTCAGCTCACTGACCCCCTTGCCCAAGCACTAGTGGATCATGCCGACGGCATGCTGGCGCTGTACCGGGACGATCTACCACGCGCAGTCTCCCGCTTGGAGAATGCTCTGGAGGTGTTCGACGCACGTGGTGATCTCACACGTGAAGTGAGCGTATTGCAGATACTCGGGTTGGTGTACGAACTGCTCGGCGAATCGCAACGGTCGATCGGCTGTTACGAAAAAGCGCTCGCAATCACCGAATCTCACGGGGAATCGGTGTATCACTCGTACACGCTGTGGGCCATGGGCGTTGCGATGTGGCGACGGGGCGACCAGGGGAGAGCCGTTGACCTGCTCGGGCAGGCGCTTCAGCTCACCGAGCAGGTCAATGATCCGCTCACCTGCGCGGCGTGCCTGGAGGTGTTGGCATGGATTGCTGCGGCAGAAGGGAATTCGCGGCGTGCGGCCGTTCTGATCGGCGCCGCGGAAGAGTTGGGGCTCTCCGTAGGCAGCGTCACGATCGTGTTCCCCACACTGCAGCCCTATCAGGAGGAATGCGAAGCGTTGACGCGGCGAGCCCTCGGTGAGAAGGCATTCGGGGCAGCCCGCAGACAGGGACGGCTCATGGGTATGGATGGGGCAGTCGCGTATGCGCTCGGCCGGCAATCCCCGGACGCGACCCGTACGGCGGGTCAGTCGACAGACTTGACCAAGCGTGAGCGTGAGGTTGCGGACCTCGTCGCTCAGGGCCTCACCAACAAACAGATCGCTGCCAAGTTGGTGATCTCGATACGCACCGCGCAGGGCCATGTGGAGCACGTCCTCACCAAACTTGGTTTCACGTCGCGCGCGCAGATCGCTGCCTGGGTGGTCGAGCAGTCCCAAAACGAGCCCGGTGGACCGGGTGAGTAG
- a CDS encoding SdpI family protein, translated as MDSQELLGLTISLSGGTALLAVAVVLVQRIVGDTPNELVGIRTRATMSSPAAWQLAHRIAAPAFRRTMRMALAGLAIQLLMGLWWGFGTRASVLFSIILFVVVTGMLVHASLLGDRAAKRFQAGR; from the coding sequence ATGGATTCGCAAGAATTGTTAGGTCTGACGATTTCTCTGTCGGGTGGGACAGCGTTGCTGGCGGTCGCGGTCGTTCTGGTGCAACGGATTGTCGGTGACACCCCGAACGAGTTGGTGGGGATTCGGACCCGCGCAACGATGTCGAGTCCCGCAGCCTGGCAGTTGGCGCACAGGATTGCAGCGCCTGCGTTTCGTCGTACAATGCGAATGGCGTTGGCTGGGTTAGCGATACAGCTCCTGATGGGCTTGTGGTGGGGATTCGGAACTAGGGCATCCGTACTCTTCTCGATCATTCTGTTCGTGGTGGTGACGGGGATGTTGGTGCATGCATCACTACTGGGGGACCGTGCTGCTAAACGCTTTCAAGCCGGAAGGTGA
- the der gene encoding ribosome biogenesis GTPase Der, with product MSDDLVTEFAGDGVWNEESEWDHLDLEAADGEGEPYVAVPTLAVVGRPNVGKSTLVNRIIGRREAVVEDVPGVTRDRVSYEANWSGRRFLVQDTGGWEPDAKGLQQAVARQAELAMGTADAILLVVDAVVGATATDEAVARVLRRSKTPVILVANKVDDGRTESEVAALWSLGLGQPYSVSATHGRGTGDLLDEVLAKLPETPREGIPGGGPRRVALVGKPNVGKSSLLNKLSGDERSVVHDVAGTTVDPVDSIVELGGRPWRFVDTAGLRKRVSHASGAEFYASLRTKSAIEAAEVAILLIDAHEPLTEQDLRVLSMVADTGRALVIAFNKWDLVDEDRRLMLDKEIDRDLVRVPWASRVNISARTGRAVQKLVPALDTALESWDKRIPTGRLNTWLKEVVAATPPPMRGGRLPRIMFATQASTRPPTFVLFTTGFLEAGYRRFLERRLREEFNFDGSPIRVSVRVREKRDRKNR from the coding sequence GTGAGCGACGATCTGGTAACCGAATTTGCCGGCGACGGCGTCTGGAACGAGGAGTCCGAGTGGGACCACCTCGATCTCGAAGCAGCAGACGGTGAAGGCGAGCCGTATGTCGCCGTCCCCACACTCGCTGTGGTGGGACGACCGAACGTCGGTAAGTCGACGCTCGTCAACCGCATCATCGGCCGCCGTGAAGCGGTAGTCGAGGATGTCCCCGGCGTCACCCGTGACCGTGTTTCGTACGAGGCGAACTGGAGCGGTCGACGCTTCCTCGTCCAGGACACCGGCGGATGGGAGCCCGACGCGAAGGGCCTTCAGCAGGCTGTTGCTCGTCAGGCCGAACTGGCAATGGGAACCGCTGACGCGATCCTTCTTGTCGTCGACGCTGTTGTCGGCGCAACCGCCACGGACGAGGCTGTAGCGCGCGTACTGCGTCGCTCCAAGACTCCGGTCATCCTCGTCGCCAACAAGGTGGACGACGGACGCACCGAGTCCGAGGTTGCAGCACTGTGGTCCTTGGGCCTCGGTCAGCCGTACTCCGTGAGTGCGACGCACGGCCGCGGAACCGGAGATCTCCTCGACGAGGTTCTGGCCAAGCTGCCCGAAACCCCGCGTGAAGGTATCCCCGGCGGCGGCCCCCGCCGTGTTGCACTGGTCGGAAAGCCGAACGTCGGAAAGTCCAGCTTGCTCAACAAGCTGTCCGGCGACGAGCGCTCCGTCGTGCACGATGTTGCCGGCACCACCGTCGACCCCGTCGACTCGATCGTCGAATTGGGCGGACGCCCTTGGCGTTTCGTTGACACGGCTGGACTGCGCAAGCGCGTTAGCCATGCCAGCGGCGCCGAGTTCTACGCGTCGCTGCGTACGAAGAGCGCGATCGAGGCCGCTGAGGTCGCGATCCTGCTGATCGACGCACACGAGCCGCTCACCGAGCAGGACCTGCGCGTCCTGAGCATGGTGGCCGACACGGGTCGCGCTTTGGTGATCGCGTTCAACAAGTGGGACCTCGTCGACGAGGACCGTCGACTCATGTTGGACAAGGAAATCGACCGCGACCTGGTTCGTGTTCCCTGGGCTTCACGAGTCAACATCTCCGCTCGTACGGGTCGCGCTGTGCAGAAGCTCGTGCCGGCCCTCGACACGGCTCTGGAGTCGTGGGACAAACGCATCCCGACGGGTCGCTTGAATACCTGGCTCAAGGAAGTTGTGGCGGCCACCCCGCCGCCGATGCGTGGCGGTCGACTGCCTCGCATCATGTTCGCGACGCAGGCAAGCACGCGTCCGCCGACCTTCGTTCTCTTCACCACAGGCTTCCTCGAGGCCGGTTACCGCCGGTTCCTCGAGCGTCGTCTGCGTGAAGAGTTCAACTTCGACGGAAGTCCGATTCGTGTTTCCGTGCGAGTTCGCGAGAAGCGCGACCGCAAGAACCGCTAG
- the cmk gene encoding (d)CMP kinase gives MDGPSGTGKSSVSRALAQQLGARYLDTGAIYRIATLHVLRSGIDLEDSAAITAAVASLPWSIGTDPAGEQVLLDGADVSEEIRGDAVTKAVSAVSAVPEVRDLLVATQRELASSADRIVVEGRDIGTVVLPDADVKIFLTASAETRAARRNTQNIGQGREDNYEAVLADVQRRDHLDSTRAVSPLRPAEDSVLVDTSELGIEDVIARLVLVVSDRTGAVQ, from the coding sequence ATGGACGGACCGTCCGGAACCGGCAAGTCCAGTGTCTCCCGTGCGTTGGCGCAGCAGCTGGGCGCCCGCTACCTCGACACCGGAGCCATCTACCGGATCGCGACCCTGCACGTTCTTCGCAGCGGAATCGATCTGGAGGATTCGGCAGCGATCACCGCTGCTGTGGCGTCGTTGCCGTGGTCCATCGGTACCGACCCGGCCGGCGAGCAGGTTCTGCTCGACGGTGCGGATGTCAGTGAAGAGATCCGCGGCGACGCGGTGACCAAGGCTGTATCCGCAGTGTCGGCAGTGCCCGAGGTTCGAGACCTGCTGGTCGCGACTCAGCGTGAGTTGGCGTCGAGTGCGGATCGCATCGTCGTCGAGGGTCGAGACATCGGAACTGTCGTACTTCCGGATGCGGACGTCAAGATCTTCCTGACGGCATCCGCGGAAACCCGTGCGGCACGGCGCAATACGCAGAACATCGGCCAAGGCCGTGAAGACAATTACGAAGCGGTGTTAGCCGACGTGCAACGCCGTGACCATCTCGATTCGACTCGGGCAGTGTCGCCGTTGCGCCCTGCCGAGGATTCCGTACTGGTGGATACCAGCGAATTGGGCATAGAGGATGTGATCGCCAGGCTGGTGCTGGTGGTCAGCGACAGAACTGGAGCAGTGCAGTGA
- the scpB gene encoding SMC-Scp complex subunit ScpB: MSTEPEDVTSSQLDATNEELSAEEASVPDFDLDDNRLDAVLESLLLVVDSPAEVSQLASVTGTNPARVEERLKLMSAALTARGSGMDLRYAGDGWRLYTRQEFAPYVEMLLLDGTRTKLTRAALETLAIVAYRQPLTRARISAVRGVNVDGVVRTLLARGLIAEAGPDPDTNATRYSTTELFLERLGLASLSELPELAPLLPDVESIDDISESLESDPRFARMNKAEVTTDVVDTEVDD; this comes from the coding sequence ATGAGTACCGAACCGGAAGATGTGACATCTTCCCAGCTAGACGCTACAAATGAGGAGCTCAGCGCGGAGGAGGCGTCGGTACCGGATTTCGACCTGGACGACAACCGTCTCGACGCAGTGTTGGAGTCGCTACTCCTAGTAGTTGACTCGCCGGCGGAAGTCTCTCAATTGGCCTCGGTGACCGGCACAAATCCGGCCCGCGTCGAAGAACGCCTGAAGCTGATGTCGGCTGCGCTGACCGCTCGGGGTAGTGGAATGGACCTGCGATACGCCGGCGACGGCTGGCGTCTGTACACCCGGCAGGAGTTTGCCCCGTACGTCGAAATGCTGCTATTGGACGGCACCCGCACCAAATTGACGCGCGCAGCATTGGAAACTTTGGCGATAGTCGCATACCGTCAACCGTTGACTCGTGCGCGGATCAGTGCAGTACGAGGCGTCAACGTGGACGGGGTGGTACGCACACTCCTCGCCCGCGGACTGATCGCGGAAGCCGGGCCCGACCCGGACACCAACGCGACACGGTACTCCACTACCGAACTGTTCCTCGAACGGCTCGGACTGGCTTCGCTGAGCGAGCTTCCGGAGTTGGCACCGCTCTTGCCCGATGTCGAATCGATCGACGACATCAGCGAAAGCCTGGAATCCGATCCGCGATTTGCGAGAATGAACAAGGCGGAAGTGACCACCGACGTAGTGGACACCGAAGTCGACGACTGA
- a CDS encoding segregation and condensation protein A: MKLITPQEDSAAVSEFRVTLRNFEGPFDLLLNLINQRQLDLTEVALHTVTDDFIAYTRKLGSAMGLDETTEFLVVAATLLDLKAARLLPAGEVEDSEDLALLEARDLLFARLLQYRAYKQMAALFGELEDAALRRYPRSVSVEDQFTSLLPEVLLGVNPQRFAEIAATVFTPRPVPTVGLEHLHVSNISIPEQAERILELLRERGAGEWTPFSDLVDDCDATVEIVARFLALLELYRRKVIIFDQPEALGQLLVTWTGDDDIAPVTEEDYG; this comes from the coding sequence GTGAAACTGATTACACCGCAAGAAGATTCGGCCGCTGTTTCAGAGTTTCGCGTAACGCTTCGAAATTTCGAAGGGCCGTTCGATCTACTGCTGAACCTGATCAACCAACGTCAACTCGACCTCACCGAGGTTGCGCTGCACACGGTTACTGACGATTTCATCGCGTACACCCGGAAACTGGGTAGCGCGATGGGTCTCGACGAGACCACAGAGTTTCTTGTCGTCGCAGCCACGCTTCTCGATCTGAAAGCCGCTCGACTCCTGCCCGCCGGTGAGGTCGAGGACTCCGAGGATCTGGCACTGCTGGAAGCCCGGGATCTGCTGTTTGCGCGGTTGCTTCAATATCGGGCCTACAAGCAAATGGCCGCTCTGTTCGGGGAACTCGAGGACGCCGCGCTGAGGCGCTATCCGCGGTCGGTATCCGTCGAAGATCAGTTCACGTCGTTGCTGCCGGAAGTGTTGCTTGGGGTGAATCCGCAGCGCTTTGCTGAGATTGCCGCGACGGTGTTCACGCCTCGTCCGGTGCCCACCGTGGGCCTCGAGCACCTCCATGTGTCCAATATCTCGATACCCGAACAGGCCGAGCGAATACTCGAACTTCTGCGCGAGCGCGGGGCCGGGGAGTGGACGCCGTTCTCCGACCTGGTCGACGATTGCGATGCCACCGTCGAAATCGTCGCGCGCTTTCTGGCGCTACTCGAGTTGTACCGACGGAAAGTCATCATTTTCGACCAGCCCGAAGCGCTCGGGCAACTCCTGGTGACATGGACCGGCGACGACGACATCGCGCCGGTTACAGAAGAGGATTACGGATGA
- a CDS encoding ParA family protein produces the protein MPSHIPSGELESELGPTGRPVRDVPMPTPLAHHGPAMIIAMCNQKGGVGKTTSTINLGAALAEYGRRVLLVDLDPQGALSAGLGVQHHDLELTVHNLLVEPRVPIDDVLMRTRIDGLDLLPSNIDLSAAEIQLVTEVGREQTLGRVLHPILDRYDYVLIDCQPSLGLLTVNALACADSVIIPMECEYFSLRGLALLNDTVEKVHDRLNSKLELAGIVVTMFDSRTLHAREVMARVVEVFGDVVYDTVINRTVRFPETSVAGEPITTWAPKSAGAEAYRALAREVIHRSGRK, from the coding sequence ATGCCCTCCCACATCCCTTCCGGAGAATTAGAGTCCGAGTTGGGTCCCACCGGCCGTCCGGTACGTGACGTACCGATGCCTACGCCGTTGGCGCACCACGGTCCCGCGATGATCATCGCGATGTGCAACCAGAAGGGTGGCGTCGGCAAGACGACCTCCACGATCAATCTGGGTGCTGCGCTGGCCGAGTACGGGCGTCGAGTGTTGTTGGTGGACCTCGATCCGCAGGGAGCGTTGTCTGCCGGCCTGGGAGTTCAGCACCACGATCTCGAACTCACTGTTCACAATCTGCTGGTCGAACCACGCGTCCCCATCGACGACGTACTGATGCGCACCAGAATCGACGGACTGGACTTGCTGCCGAGCAATATCGACTTGTCCGCCGCGGAGATTCAACTGGTCACGGAGGTGGGGCGCGAGCAGACTCTGGGACGCGTCTTGCATCCGATTCTGGATCGCTACGACTACGTCCTCATCGATTGCCAACCGTCGCTCGGTTTGCTGACCGTCAACGCGCTGGCCTGCGCCGATTCCGTCATCATTCCGATGGAATGCGAGTACTTCAGCTTGCGCGGCCTGGCGTTGCTCAACGATACCGTCGAAAAGGTGCACGATCGGCTCAACTCCAAGCTCGAATTGGCCGGCATCGTCGTGACGATGTTCGATTCGCGAACGCTGCATGCCCGCGAGGTGATGGCCCGCGTCGTCGAGGTCTTCGGCGACGTTGTCTACGACACGGTTATCAACCGAACTGTGCGCTTCCCCGAAACCAGTGTGGCGGGCGAACCGATTACCACCTGGGCGCCCAAATCGGCTGGGGCAGAGGCATATCGAGCATTGGCTCGTGAAGTGATCCACCGGTCTGGTCGTAAGTGA
- the xerD gene encoding site-specific tyrosine recombinase XerD, whose amino-acid sequence MLARQVDSFLDHLAVERGSARNTLLSYRRDLYRYVEYLNALSIDDVSRVGEADVTEFVTSLRRGDKESGAVPLASSSAARTLIAVRGFHKFCAAEGLADVDVARTVKPPTPGRKLPKALSLDDVIALLEASGGGAAGDGPRDLRDRALLELLYSTGARITEAVDLDVDDIDTESRSVLLKGKGGKQRVVPIGRPAIEAVDAYLVRGRPALATRGLPALFLNARGGRLSRQSAWQILHDAALSAGIKADVSPHTMRHSFATHLLDGGADVRVVQELLGHASVTTTQIYTLVTVTALREVWAQAHPRAR is encoded by the coding sequence GTGCTTGCCCGACAGGTCGATTCGTTTCTCGACCATCTAGCGGTCGAGCGAGGATCTGCTCGCAACACACTTCTTTCGTATCGACGCGATCTGTACCGGTACGTCGAATATCTCAACGCACTCAGCATTGACGACGTTTCGCGAGTCGGTGAAGCCGATGTCACGGAATTCGTGACGTCGTTGCGCCGGGGCGACAAGGAATCCGGCGCCGTCCCCTTGGCATCGAGTTCTGCCGCACGCACCTTGATCGCGGTTCGCGGTTTCCACAAGTTCTGTGCCGCAGAAGGTCTGGCCGACGTCGACGTTGCCAGAACCGTGAAACCGCCGACCCCGGGGCGCAAACTGCCCAAGGCACTCTCACTCGACGACGTCATCGCACTGCTCGAGGCTTCCGGTGGTGGCGCAGCCGGCGACGGTCCCCGTGACCTACGAGATCGCGCGCTGTTGGAACTTCTGTACTCCACGGGCGCACGCATCACCGAAGCCGTCGACCTCGACGTCGACGACATCGACACCGAATCCCGTTCAGTGCTTCTGAAGGGCAAGGGCGGGAAGCAGCGGGTAGTTCCGATCGGGCGCCCCGCGATCGAAGCCGTCGACGCGTATCTGGTCCGAGGGCGGCCTGCTCTGGCGACACGGGGATTGCCGGCGCTGTTCCTCAACGCCCGTGGCGGAAGATTGTCCCGTCAAAGTGCTTGGCAGATTCTTCACGACGCAGCACTCTCTGCCGGAATCAAGGCCGATGTCTCCCCGCACACCATGCGGCACTCATTTGCCACCCACCTCCTCGACGGTGGGGCAGATGTCCGCGTCGTACAGGAACTTCTCGGTCACGCGTCGGTGACCACGACGCAGATTTACACCCTGGTCACAGTGACTGCGCTGCGAGAAGTGTGGGCGCAGGCACACCCACGGGCGCGATAG
- a CDS encoding NUDIX domain-containing protein, giving the protein MSDPGRHEFETLDSTTIYSGAIIALRVDSVVMPGNHRADREVVEHHGAVAVVALDADDNLVLIHQYRHPLGHRLWEIPAGLLDAPGENPVDAAARELGEETGLGADRWSVLVDVALSPGFTDEAVRVFLAEGLHDVDREDPEHEEADLQIARVPLSEAVDMALRGDLVNATAVSGILALVAARSSGTTLRPADAPWPDRPTAFGERKARA; this is encoded by the coding sequence ATGAGCGATCCCGGTCGGCACGAATTCGAGACCCTCGACTCCACCACCATCTACTCGGGCGCGATCATCGCGCTCCGGGTGGACTCCGTAGTGATGCCGGGGAATCATCGTGCCGACCGGGAAGTCGTGGAACACCACGGCGCGGTAGCAGTGGTTGCGCTCGACGCCGACGACAATCTTGTTCTGATCCACCAGTACCGGCATCCTCTCGGTCATCGTCTGTGGGAAATCCCGGCGGGTCTGCTGGATGCACCGGGTGAGAATCCGGTCGACGCTGCCGCACGTGAGTTGGGCGAAGAGACCGGACTGGGCGCGGATCGCTGGTCGGTGCTCGTCGACGTTGCACTCTCACCCGGATTCACCGACGAAGCCGTTCGGGTATTTCTCGCCGAGGGCCTGCATGACGTCGACCGTGAAGACCCGGAACACGAAGAAGCTGACCTACAGATTGCCCGTGTTCCGTTGTCGGAGGCCGTCGACATGGCGCTACGCGGTGATCTGGTGAATGCCACGGCTGTATCGGGCATCCTCGCCCTCGTTGCGGCGCGTTCCTCGGGCACGACTCTGCGGCCTGCCGACGCTCCATGGCCGGATCGTCCGACGGCCTTCGGGGAACGCAAGGCCCGGGCCTGA